A section of the Phaseolus vulgaris cultivar G19833 chromosome 8, P. vulgaris v2.0, whole genome shotgun sequence genome encodes:
- the LOC137823997 gene encoding adenylyltransferase and sulfurtransferase MOCS3, with translation MSASEILRELDSLKDAKAKIEHKISALEAQLKEINLRNDAAPPNGSSPSYPTNGLTQDMIHRYSRHLMLPSFGVQGQANLLKSSILVVGAGGLGAPALLYFAASGVGRLGIVDHDVVELNNMHRQVIHTEAYVGKPKVKSAAAACRSINSTIEVVEYEEALRTSNALEILSKYDIIVDATDNAPTRYLISDCCVVLGKPLVSGAALGLEGQLTVYNYNGGPCYRCLFPLPPPRTACQSCAEGGVLGVVPGIIGCLQALEAIKIAAAVGEPLSGRMLLLDALSGRIRIVKIRGRSVHCEACGENATFTQQKFREFDYEKFTETPLRVPPLKLNLLPSESRISTKEYSEIILKKEPHVLVDVRPAHHFKIVSLPKSLNIPLSTLEARLPEISSALKKEEEKDSGLVSGSGAQLYVVCRRGNDSQRAVQCLHKMGFTSAKDIVGGLESWAYNVDPKFPTY, from the exons ATGTCGGCGTCGGAGATTCTCCGGGAACTGGATTCACTGAAAGATGCAAAGGCAAAAATTGAGCATAAAATCTCTGCCCTCGAAGCTCAACTCAAAGAGATTAATCTCCGGAACGACGCCGCACCGCCCAATGGCTCTTCTCCTTCGTACCCCACCAACGGTTTGACGCAGGACATGATCCACAGATACAGTCGCCACCTTATGCTTCCTTCCTTTGGTGTTCAAG GGCAGGCAAATCTGTTGAAGTCATCAATTTTAGTTGTGGGAGCTGGTGGATTGGGTGCTCCTGCATTGTTATACTTTGCAGCTTCTGGTGTTG GGCGCTTGGGTATTGTTGATCATGACGTGGTTGAGCTGAATAATATGCATAGGCAG GTTATCCACACAGAAGCATATGTTGGTAAGCCAAAAGTGAAATCTGCCGCTGCTGCTTGTCGCTC GATCAACTCCACTATTGAAGTTGTGGAATATGAAGAAGCTTTGCGGACTTCTAATGCTTTGGAAATTCTTAGCAA ATATGATATAATAGTAGATGCAACAGATAATGCTCCTACCAGGTACCTGATCAGTGATTGCTGCGTGGTTCTAGGAAAG CCTCTTGTCTCAGGTGCTGCATTGGGATTGGAAGGGCAG CTTACTGTCTACAATTACAATGGTGGTCCGTGCTATAGATGCCTCTTTCCATTGCCACCACCTAGAACGGCATGCCAGAGTTGTGCAGAGGGTGGAGTTCTTGGAGTAG TTCCTGGTATAATTGGCTGTCTCCAAGCTCTTGAGGCTATTAAGATTGCGGCTGCTGTTGGTGAACCACTCTCAGGAAGGATGCTTCTCTTGGATGCACTGTCCGGAAGGATTCGTATT GTCAAAATTAGAGGAAGGTCTGTGCATTGTGAAGCTTGTGGAGAAAATGCAACATTTACCCAGCAGAAATTCCGAGAATTTGATTATGAGAAGTTCACCGAGACTCCCTTGCGTGTG CCTCCTTTGAAGTTAAATCTACTTCCAAGTGAATCAAGAATCAGCACTAAGGAGTACAGTGAAATAATTCTCAAGAAGGAACCACATGTGCTGGTTGATGTTAGACCAGCTCACCATTTCAAGATTGTATCTCTACCGAAGTCCCTGAACATTCCACTTTCAACATTAGAGGCTAGGCTACCTGAAATATCATCAGCTTTGAAGAAAGAGGAGGAGAAGGACAGTGGTCTAGTTTCTGGATCAGGTGCACAATTATATGTAGTGTGCAGAAGGGGAAATGATTCTCAAAGGGCTGTTCAGTGTCTTCACAAAATGGGTTTCACATCTGCCAAGGACATTGTTGGTGGCCTAGAGTCTTGGGCCTATAATGTGGATCCCAAGTTCCCTACATATTAG
- the LOC137824251 gene encoding uncharacterized protein, producing MVGGHFHTILHATSRSSLLKSTTSKPLFFNSTVKNYGQASNGNRRRLMEERAPSTAEEFQRVAEERARETKEGVASQNVDKLYDGAEEGTVGDSKVGSVKN from the exons ATGGTTGGTGGTCACTTCCACACCATTCTCCATGCCACTTCAAGATCATCCTTGCTAAAGTCCACTACCAGTAAGCCATTATTCTTCAACAGCACAGTTAAG AATTATGGGCAAGCAAGCAATGGAAACCGTAGGCGTTTGATGGAAGAGAGGGCACCCTCCACAGCTGAAGAGTTCCAGAGAGTTGCTGAGGAAAGGGCGAGGGAGACGAAGGAAGGAGTAGCATCTCAGAATGTTGACAAGTTATATGATGGTGCAGAAGAAGGTACTGTTGGTGACTCCAAGGTTGGATCTGTCAAGAACTGA
- the LOC137826853 gene encoding endoglucanase 11-like: MKKDMVNIRYLVPCLALLSLTLIFLPLCHSFNYGHALSQSLLYFESQRSGRLPYNQRVTWRHHSALTDGLEQGVDLVGGYYDAGDNVKFGLPMAFTVTLLSWAAIEYGQQIAAAGEYAHTLEAIKWGTDYFIKAHTEPNVLWVQVGDGYTDHYCWQRPEDMTTSRRAYKVDAENPGSDVAGETAAALAAASMLFRRTNPHYSQLLLHHAEQLFEFGDKYKGKYDESVGVAKGYYASVSGYMDELLWAAIWLYKATQKDQYLNYFVDKAHDFGGTTWAINEFSWDVKYAGLQAIASMLPMEEKNHKKHEVILKEYGSKADHYLCACLNLNNVSNVERTPGGLLYTREWNNMQYVATASFLLTLYSDHLQATHQKLQCHRGEVGPHQMFAFAKSQVDYILGSNPMAMSYLVGYGPNFPKRVHHRGASIESSKENKGFIGCVQGYDTWYGRVQPNPNVLIGALVGGPDRKDQFKDERQNYIQTEPCTYNTAALVGVFARLHQSHGHIYHTETPLIAST, from the exons ATGAAGAAAGACATGGTTAACATACGGTACCTGGTACCATGTCTTGCTTTACTCTCTCTCACACTAATCTTCCTCCCTTTATGTCACTCCTTCAACTATGGCCATGCCCTGTCCCAGAGCCTACTCTACTTCGAGTCACAGCGTTCAGGACGCTTACCCTACAACCAAAGGGTCACTTGGCGTCACCATTCTGCCCTCACTGATGGCCTAGAACAAGGG GTGGACTTGGTGGGAGGGTACTATGATGCAGGGGACAATGTCAAATTTGGTTTGCCAATGGCATTCACCGTAACACTCCTCTCATGGGCTGCCATAGAATACGGCCAACAAATCGCGGCTGCCGGCGAGTACGCTCACACGCTCGAGGCCATCAAGTGGGGAACTGATTATTTCATCAAGGCTCACACAGAACCTAATGTTCTTTGGGTTCAG GTGGGTGACGGCTACACTGATCACTACTGTTGGCAGCGGCCGGAGGACATGACGACATCACGGCGAGCATACAAGGTTGACGCCGAGAACCCTGGTTCGGATGTGGCCGGTGAGACCGCGGCAGCATTGGCGGCGGCATCCATGTTGTTTAGGAGAACAAACCCACATTATTCTCAACTACTTTTGCATCATGCAGAACAG TTGTTTGAGTTTGGTGACAAGTACAAGGGGAAATATGATGAGAGTGTTGGAGTGGCTAAAGGCTATTATGCTTCGGTTAGTGGCTACATGGATGAGCTGCTATGGGCAGCTATTTGGCTATATAAGGCCACCCAAAAAGATCAATATTTAAACTATTTTGTGGACAAGGCTCATGACTTTGGTGGGACCACTTGGGCCATCAATGAATTCAGCTGGGATGTTAAATATGCTGGCCTTCAGGCCATTGCTTCCATG TTACCaatggaagaaaaaaatcaCAAGAAACATGAAGTGATACTAAAAGAGTATGGTTCAAAAGCCGATCACTATCTGTGCGCGTGCCTCAACCTCAACAACGTGAGTAACGTGGAGCGGACCCCAGGAGGGTTACTGTACACCCGCGAATGGAACAACATGCAATACGTAGCAACGGCGTCGTTCCTTCTCACACTCTATTCTGATCACCTGCAAGCCACCCACCAGAAGCTGCAATGCCACAGAGGGGAGGTGGGCCCACACCAGATGTTCGCCTTTGCAAAATCACAGGTTGATTACATCTTGGGTTCTAATCCAATGGCTATGAGTTACTTGGTAGGTTACGGTCCCAATTTCCCCAAGAGGGTGCACCATAGAGGTGCATCCATTGAATCATCGAAGGAAAACAAGGGTTTTATTGGGTGCGTTCAGGGTTATGATACCTGGTATGGACGCGTTCAACCCAATCCGAATGTACTAATTGGGGCCCTCGTTGGTGGGCCTGATAGAAAAGACCAATTTAAAGACGAGAGACAAAATTACATCCAAACAGAGCCTTGTACCTACAACACTGCAGCTTTAGTAGGGGTTTTTGCTAGATTGCATCAATCACATGGTCATATTTATCACACTGAAACCCCTTTGATAGCTTCTACCTAA